A DNA window from Nerophis lumbriciformis linkage group LG03, RoL_Nlum_v2.1, whole genome shotgun sequence contains the following coding sequences:
- the tubb1 gene encoding tubulin beta-1 chain, whose translation MREIVHLQIGQCGNQIGSKFWEVITEEHGIDRTGIYVGDDNIQLERVNVYFTEAHGGKYVPRSLLVDLEPGTMDSIRGSRIGTLFRPDSFIHGNSGAGNNWAKGHYTEGAELIEQVIDRVRTESESCDCLQGFQLVHSLGGGTGSGMGTLVINKIREEYPDRIMTSFSVMPSPKVSDTVVEPYNATLSVHQLLESTDETFCIDNEALYDICFRTLKLTTPTYGDLNHLVSMTMSGVTTSLRFPGQLNADLRKLAVNMVPFPRLHFFMPGFAPLTARGSQQYRALTVPELTQQMFDARNMMTACDPRRGRYLTVAAVFRGRMSTKEVDEQMLAIQQKNSDYFVDWIPHNVKVAVCDVPPRGLKLASTFIGNNTAIQEIFRRVGDQFSLMFRRKAFLHWYTGEGMDELEFTEAESNLNDLVSEYQQYQDATADMESDLEDEEEEEPPSRTATAMVQSRKEVQIETVTEISEEIID comes from the exons ATGCGTGAAATTGTACATCTGCAAATTGGACAATGTGGCAACCAAATCGGCTCGAAG TTCTGGGAAGTTATCACCGAGGAACATGGCATCGACAGAACAGGAATCTACGTGGGAGACGACAACATCCAACTGGAGCGGGTCAACGTCTACTTCACGGAAGCACACG GTGGTAAATATGTGCCCAGGTCACTGCTGGTGGACCTGGAACCTGGCACCATGGACAGCATCAGAGGAAGTCGCATCGGCACTCTTTTTAGGCCGGACAGCTTCATTCATG GAAACTCGGGCGCTGGCAACAACTGGGCAAAGGGCCACTACACGGAGGGCGCTGAGCTGATAGAACAGGTGATTGACCGGGTAAGGACGGAGAGCGAGAGTTGCGACTGCCTCCAAGGCTTCCAGCTGGTCCACTCTCTCGGCGGCGGCACCGGCTCCGGCATGGGCACCCTCGTCATCAACAAGATCCGAGAGGAGTACCCCGACCGGATCATGACCAGCTTCAGCGTCATGCCCTCCCCTAAGGTCTCAGACACGGTGGTGGAGCCCTACAACGCCACCCTGTCGGTGCATCAGCTCCTGGAGAGCACCGACGAGACCTTCTGCATCGACAACGAGGCGTTGTACGATATCTGCTTCCGTACGCTCAAACTGACCACGCCCACCTACGGGGACCTCAACCACTTGGTGTCCATGACCATGAGCGGGGTCACCACCTCGCTGAGGTTCCCGGGGCAGCTCAACGCAGACCTGAGGAAGCTGGCGGTCAACATGGTGCCGTTCCCCCGCCTCCACTTCTTCATGCCGGGCTTCGCCCCGCTGACGGCGCGCGGGAGCCAGCAGTACCGAGCGCTCACCGTGCCTGAGCTCACCCAGCAGATGTTCGACGCGCGCAACATGATGACGGCCTGCGACCCCAGGCGGGGCCGCTACCTCACGGTCGCCGCCGTCTTCCGCGGGAGGATGTCCACCAAGGAGGTGGACGAACAAATGCTGGCCATCCAGCAGAAAAACAGCGACTACTTCGTGGACTGGATCCCTCACAACGTCAAGGTCGCCGTGTGCGACGTCCCGCCCCGCGGCCTCAAACTTGCCTCCACTTTCATCGGCAACAATACGGCCATCCAGGAAATATTCCGCCGCGTGGGCGACCAGTTCTCCTTGATGTTCAGACGCAAGGCCTTCCTGCACTGGTACACGGGCGAGGGCATGGACGAGTTGGAGTTCACCGAGGCCGAGAGCAACCTCAACGACCTGGTGTCAGAGTACCAGCAGTACCAAGACGCCACGGCCGACATGGAGTCCGACTTGGAggacgaagaggaggaggagcCCCCTTCCAGGACGGCGACCGCCATGGTTCAGTCTCGAAAGGAAGTTCAAATAGAAACAGTGACAGAAATCAGTGAAGAAATTATCGATTAG